The following are from one region of the Synechococcus sp. CBW1108 genome:
- a CDS encoding carbon-nitrogen hydrolase family protein → MGSFLAAAVQLTSTPDPDANFVAAEEQIELAARRGAELVGLPENFAFMGEDSRRLELAPALAERCSRFLVTMARRYQVTLLGGGFPVPAGAGKTFNRAELVGTEGQLLARYDKIHLFDVDLPDGNTYRESLTVQPGSQLPPVVEVPGLGRIGLSICYDVRFPELYRHLAGAGAEVLMVPAAFTAFTGKDHWQVLLQARAIENTAYVVAPAQTGLHYGRRQCHGHSLVIDPWGTVLADAGVAVGSAVAPIDAGHGGRVRAQMPSLQHRRPALF, encoded by the coding sequence GTGGGCAGTTTTCTGGCGGCAGCTGTGCAGCTCACCAGCACCCCTGATCCGGATGCCAATTTTGTGGCGGCCGAAGAACAGATCGAGCTGGCCGCCCGCCGCGGTGCCGAACTGGTGGGGCTACCTGAAAACTTTGCCTTCATGGGCGAGGACAGCCGGCGCCTGGAGCTGGCCCCGGCCCTGGCGGAGCGCTGCAGCCGCTTTCTGGTGACGATGGCCCGCCGCTACCAGGTGACCCTGCTGGGCGGGGGCTTCCCGGTGCCGGCCGGAGCGGGCAAAACCTTCAACCGCGCCGAGCTGGTGGGCACCGAGGGCCAGCTGCTGGCCCGCTACGACAAGATCCACCTCTTCGATGTGGATCTGCCTGATGGCAACACCTACCGCGAATCCCTGACGGTGCAGCCCGGCAGCCAGTTGCCGCCGGTGGTGGAGGTGCCGGGCCTGGGTCGCATCGGCCTCTCGATCTGCTACGACGTGCGCTTCCCGGAGCTCTACCGCCATCTCGCCGGCGCCGGGGCGGAGGTGCTGATGGTGCCCGCCGCCTTCACTGCCTTCACCGGCAAGGACCATTGGCAGGTGCTGCTGCAGGCCAGGGCCATCGAAAACACGGCCTATGTGGTCGCTCCCGCCCAGACGGGCCTCCACTACGGCCGGCGCCAGTGCCACGGCCACTCCCTGGTGATCGACCCCTGGGGCACCGTGCTGGCTGACGCCGGGGTGGCGGTGGGATCGGCGGTGGCGCCGATCGATGCGGGCCACGGCGGCCGGGTGCGGGCCCAGATGCCCAGCCTCCAACATCGCCGCCCGGCCCTGTTCTGA
- a CDS encoding 2-phosphosulfolactate phosphatase family protein, with the protein MQISYFATSETVPEVVPPAEGGPDAAVVIDVLRATTTIAFSLERGAEAVEAFADLAKLEAAASAWPEQSRLRAGERGGKRIDGYDLGNSPVAITPELVSGKRIFMSTTNGTRSLAAVKAVPLLLTACLPNRTAVARSLWQKECEKVWIVGSGWEGDYSLEDSLAAGSVAAALLAIGAASQRPARIANDEMYVALAVWHQWGQDTEGCLRAASHGQRLMGIGNHDADFACCASVDSLQIVPVQAEPGVLKAS; encoded by the coding sequence GTGCAGATCTCCTACTTCGCGACTTCAGAAACGGTTCCCGAGGTGGTGCCCCCTGCCGAGGGCGGCCCCGATGCGGCCGTCGTGATCGACGTGCTGCGCGCCACCACCACCATTGCCTTTTCCCTCGAGAGGGGGGCGGAGGCCGTTGAGGCTTTTGCCGATCTCGCCAAACTCGAAGCAGCGGCCAGTGCCTGGCCGGAGCAATCCCGTTTGCGGGCAGGGGAGCGGGGGGGGAAACGCATTGATGGCTATGACCTGGGCAATTCTCCGGTTGCGATCACGCCGGAGCTGGTTTCAGGCAAGCGAATTTTCATGAGCACCACCAACGGCACCCGCTCCTTGGCAGCGGTGAAAGCCGTGCCCCTGCTTCTCACCGCTTGCCTTCCGAATCGCACCGCCGTGGCAAGAAGCCTTTGGCAGAAGGAATGTGAAAAAGTCTGGATCGTGGGCAGTGGCTGGGAAGGGGATTATTCCCTCGAAGACAGCCTTGCTGCCGGGTCCGTGGCCGCTGCCCTGCTTGCAATCGGTGCGGCCAGCCAGAGGCCGGCCCGCATCGCCAACGATGAAATGTATGTGGCCCTGGCGGTTTGGCACCAGTGGGGCCAGGACACCGAAGGGTGTCTGCGCGCCGCCAGCCACGGCCAGCGCCTGATGGGCATTGGCAACCACGACGCCGACTTCGCCTGTTGCGCCTCGGTCGACAGCCTCCAGATCGTGCCCGTCCAGGCCGAACCCGGCGTGCTGAAGGCCAGCTGA
- a CDS encoding UbiD family decarboxylase: MAATAPPQRSRRDLRGFIELLDSRGALRRISAPVDPDLELAAIADRVLAAGGPGLLFENVTGSSMPVAVNLLGTQERVLWSLDMERPEELEALGERLALLQQPRPPKGAREAVRFGSVLLDVLRARPDLDLTPPCRQEVFKGEAVNLDALPLLRPWPGDGGRIITLGLVITKDPETGTPNVGVYRLQQQSINTMTVHWLSVRGGARHLRKAAAMGKKLEIAIAIGVHPLLVMAAATPIPVQLSEWLFAGLYAGEGVRLARCKTVNLEVPSHSEVVLEGTITPGEELADGPFGDHMGFYGSVEDSPLVRIQCVTQRRNPIYFTTFSGRPPKEDAMLAIALNRIYTPILRQQIPEIVDFFLPMEGLSYKLAVIAIDKAYPGQARRAALAFWSALPQFTYTKFVVVVDKAINIRDPRQVIWAISAQVDPQRDLFVLENTPFDMLDFASERLGLGGRLAVDATTKIGPEKRHPWGEPLGRSEELEARIDSRWVELGLADIGTRDPDPALFGYTLEYVLERLAGQT, translated from the coding sequence ATGGCAGCCACGGCGCCCCCCCAGCGCAGTCGCCGAGATCTACGCGGCTTTATTGAGCTCCTGGATTCCCGCGGCGCCCTGCGGCGGATCAGCGCCCCGGTGGATCCGGATCTGGAGCTGGCGGCGATCGCCGATCGGGTGCTAGCCGCCGGCGGGCCGGGATTGTTGTTTGAAAACGTGACCGGCTCATCGATGCCGGTGGCGGTGAACCTGCTCGGCACCCAGGAGCGGGTGCTCTGGAGCCTGGACATGGAGCGGCCCGAAGAGCTCGAAGCCCTGGGCGAGCGGCTTGCCCTACTGCAGCAACCCCGTCCCCCCAAGGGGGCCCGGGAGGCGGTGCGCTTTGGCTCGGTGCTGCTGGATGTGCTGAGGGCCCGGCCCGATCTCGATCTCACGCCCCCCTGCCGCCAGGAGGTATTTAAGGGGGAGGCGGTGAACCTCGATGCCCTGCCACTGCTGCGCCCCTGGCCCGGAGATGGCGGCCGGATCATCACCCTGGGGCTGGTGATCACCAAAGACCCCGAAACCGGCACGCCAAACGTGGGGGTGTACCGGCTGCAGCAGCAGAGCATCAACACCATGACGGTGCACTGGCTGAGCGTGCGCGGCGGTGCCCGCCACCTGCGCAAGGCCGCAGCCATGGGCAAAAAATTGGAGATCGCCATCGCCATCGGCGTGCATCCGTTGCTGGTGATGGCTGCGGCCACGCCGATCCCCGTGCAGCTAAGCGAATGGCTGTTTGCCGGGCTCTATGCCGGTGAAGGCGTGCGCCTGGCCAGGTGCAAAACGGTGAACCTGGAGGTGCCCAGCCACAGCGAGGTGGTGCTCGAAGGCACGATCACCCCGGGAGAAGAACTGGCCGATGGCCCCTTCGGCGACCACATGGGCTTCTACGGAAGCGTGGAGGATTCGCCCCTGGTGCGGATCCAGTGCGTCACCCAGCGGCGCAATCCGATCTACTTCACCACCTTCAGCGGCCGGCCCCCCAAGGAAGACGCCATGCTGGCCATCGCCCTGAACCGGATCTACACGCCAATCCTGCGCCAGCAGATCCCGGAGATCGTGGATTTCTTCCTGCCGATGGAGGGGCTCAGCTACAAGCTGGCCGTGATCGCCATCGATAAGGCCTATCCGGGCCAGGCCAGGCGAGCGGCGTTGGCCTTCTGGAGTGCCCTTCCCCAGTTCACCTACACCAAGTTTGTGGTGGTGGTCGACAAGGCAATCAACATCCGTGATCCGCGCCAGGTGATCTGGGCGATCAGCGCCCAGGTGGATCCCCAGCGGGATTTGTTTGTGCTCGAAAACACTCCATTTGACATGCTCGATTTCGCCAGCGAAAGGCTGGGTCTGGGCGGCCGCCTGGCGGTCGATGCCACCACCAAGATCGGGCCCGAGAAGCGCCACCCCTGGGGCGAGCCCCTGGGGCGTTCAGAGGAGCTGGAGGCCCGCATCGACAGCCGCTGGGTTGAGCTGGGGCTGGCCGACATCGGCACCAGGGATCCCGATCCGGCCCTATTCGGCTACACCCTCGAATACGTGCTGGAGCGGCTGGCGGGGCAGACCTGA
- a CDS encoding Rrf2 family transcriptional regulator, translated as MLSKQANHALKALLEMAAEPERWLSTHELAIAQQLPEPMLEQILLRLRRAGVLVARRGRRGGYRLACSPGELSLAAVLIGLGEAVGARGQTETTATDKVTGALERSLDRAQLQALEELRLEDLLFDLRSAEAGATSEAGLLLG; from the coding sequence ATGCTCAGTAAGCAGGCAAACCATGCCCTCAAGGCCCTGCTGGAGATGGCTGCCGAACCGGAGCGCTGGCTCTCCACCCATGAGCTGGCGATCGCCCAGCAATTGCCGGAACCCATGCTGGAGCAAATCCTGCTGCGGCTGCGGCGGGCGGGGGTGCTGGTGGCCCGACGGGGGCGGCGTGGGGGCTACCGGCTGGCTTGCAGCCCCGGCGAGCTGTCGCTGGCGGCGGTGCTTATAGGACTGGGGGAAGCGGTTGGCGCCAGGGGCCAGACCGAAACCACCGCTACCGACAAGGTGACCGGAGCCCTGGAGCGGAGCTTGGACCGGGCCCAGCTCCAAGCTCTCGAAGAGCTCAGACTGGAAGACCTTCTCTTTGACCTGCGCAGCGCCGAAGCTGGCGCCACCAGTGAGGCGGGACTGCTGCTGGGGTGA
- a CDS encoding glycosyltransferase family 2 protein — protein sequence MHAEMVSNQFTQVEQIRANFPPDWEVPEFRIEYWDGKTSDYCVVVPVINEGERIRQFVRRLKESSIYSIADVIIVDGGSTDDSLEQAYLRAHSIRGLLTKIGPGKLSSQLRVAYAFSLLGDYDGIVTIDGNNKDDPQTIREFISLARKGYDFIQASRFIKGGRHRNTPFLRYLAIRLIHAPLLSICSGFHWTDTTQGFRAYSRKGLLDPRVKPFRRIFKDYELLAYLSYRIPKLGLKCIETPASRLYPKGKAPTKISSFRGSIGLIRTLLHACFGKFNP from the coding sequence GTGCACGCTGAAATGGTATCTAATCAATTTACCCAAGTCGAGCAGATACGAGCTAATTTTCCTCCTGATTGGGAAGTTCCTGAGTTTCGAATTGAATATTGGGATGGGAAAACGAGTGATTATTGCGTTGTTGTTCCAGTCATTAACGAAGGCGAACGAATTCGTCAATTCGTTCGGCGGCTCAAGGAGAGTAGTATTTATTCCATTGCGGATGTCATCATTGTGGATGGTGGAAGCACTGATGACTCATTAGAACAAGCCTATTTGCGCGCCCATTCCATTCGAGGTTTGCTAACGAAGATTGGTCCGGGGAAACTAAGCTCCCAGCTTCGTGTTGCCTATGCATTTTCGTTGCTGGGTGACTACGATGGGATAGTAACGATAGATGGAAACAACAAAGACGATCCACAGACGATACGTGAATTTATAAGTCTGGCACGGAAGGGGTATGATTTTATTCAGGCTTCTCGGTTTATCAAAGGTGGCCGACATCGAAATACTCCCTTTCTCAGGTACTTAGCAATCCGCTTGATACATGCTCCCCTGCTTTCAATCTGCTCCGGCTTTCATTGGACAGATACCACCCAAGGCTTCCGAGCCTATAGCCGAAAAGGCTTACTAGATCCAAGAGTTAAACCATTTAGGAGAATCTTTAAAGATTATGAGTTACTTGCCTACCTATCGTATCGAATCCCCAAGCTTGGCTTAAAATGTATCGAGACCCCTGCCAGCAGGCTATATCCAAAGGGAAAAGCTCCTACAAAGATCTCCTCGTTTAGAGGTAGCATAGGTTTAATCAGGACGCTGCTTCATGCTTGCTTTGGTAAATTTAATCCATAG
- a CDS encoding sugar phosphate isomerase/epimerase, translating into MRISISNVAWETTHDEQVCAILQRHGIDAIDIAPGKYFSDFAAVRPEQVERVSSWWSERGIEIIGMQSLLYGTQGLNLFSEPVIQQRMLEHLQDVCRIGDALNARRLVFGSPRNRDRSGLSDQQAFDKATSFFRRLGDIAHRYEVTICLEPNPECYGSNFMTSSVDTAAVVEAVAHPSIKMQFDTGALSINREIPSTICSKFWSLIGHVHASEPQLVPVGTGATDHTASATALHEFLSDAPVTIEMLTTSTDDPIAAVEASVEFVVACYGTSAVDD; encoded by the coding sequence GTGAGAATCTCCATCTCCAACGTCGCCTGGGAAACGACTCACGATGAGCAAGTCTGCGCAATCCTTCAGCGTCATGGCATTGATGCCATCGATATTGCCCCTGGGAAATACTTCTCCGATTTCGCAGCGGTGAGACCAGAGCAGGTCGAGAGGGTAAGCAGTTGGTGGTCAGAGCGAGGTATCGAGATTATTGGCATGCAGTCGCTGCTCTACGGCACGCAAGGCTTGAATCTCTTTTCCGAGCCTGTGATTCAACAACGAATGTTGGAGCACCTTCAAGATGTTTGCAGGATTGGCGATGCCTTGAACGCCCGTCGACTGGTCTTTGGCTCGCCGCGTAATCGAGATCGTTCTGGCCTGTCAGATCAACAAGCCTTTGATAAGGCTACATCTTTTTTCAGGCGCTTGGGAGACATTGCACATCGTTATGAAGTCACTATCTGCCTTGAGCCGAATCCAGAGTGCTATGGATCAAACTTCATGACCTCCAGCGTGGACACTGCGGCGGTTGTCGAAGCAGTTGCCCATCCGTCTATTAAGATGCAATTCGACACAGGTGCTCTGTCCATTAATCGTGAGATTCCATCTACGATCTGCAGCAAATTTTGGAGTCTTATCGGTCATGTTCATGCAAGCGAACCCCAGCTGGTTCCCGTAGGTACAGGTGCAACAGACCACACAGCATCTGCTACTGCTCTACATGAGTTCCTATCTGATGCCCCTGTTACCATTGAGATGCTTACCACCAGCACCGATGATCCCATTGCTGCAGTAGAAGCTTCGGTTGAGTTCGTCGTTGCTTGTTACGGAACTAGTGCAGTAGACGATTAA
- a CDS encoding pyridine nucleotide transhydrogenase has product MNALGRRGLIGHTGFVGTTLKKQHRFDSFFRSSDIDSIANQDFDLLVCAGASAKKWLANQQPEEDRAKIGKLISALSSVRCRRFVLISTVDVFLDPLGVDEFSSVETVGLHPYGLNRRELEEFAEQQFPSTFIVRLPGLVGPGLRKNIIYDIYHQNEISKVDSRGVFQFYPMVNLWADLQRVMALDLKLVHLTAEPISVSEVSEDGFGIAFENHAVEYPLSYDFQTAYAAQMGGCGRYTYSKRETLQAVRSYAQTELRDAPVTGENE; this is encoded by the coding sequence ATGAATGCCCTAGGTCGCCGTGGTCTTATTGGCCATACTGGGTTTGTGGGTACAACGCTGAAGAAGCAGCATCGCTTTGATTCCTTCTTCCGATCCTCGGACATTGATAGCATTGCCAATCAAGATTTTGACTTGCTGGTGTGTGCTGGTGCATCAGCAAAGAAATGGTTGGCGAACCAGCAGCCCGAGGAGGATCGTGCCAAAATTGGGAAGCTGATCAGCGCTCTCTCGTCTGTGCGATGTCGCAGATTTGTCCTGATAAGTACGGTAGATGTATTTCTTGATCCGTTGGGTGTTGACGAATTTTCATCTGTGGAAACAGTCGGCCTTCATCCCTATGGCCTCAATCGTCGCGAATTAGAGGAGTTTGCTGAGCAGCAGTTCCCGTCAACTTTTATTGTTCGCCTGCCCGGCCTAGTAGGGCCTGGGCTAAGAAAGAATATTATTTATGACATCTATCATCAAAATGAAATATCGAAGGTAGATAGCCGGGGTGTCTTCCAATTTTATCCTATGGTCAACTTATGGGCTGATCTACAACGCGTAATGGCTTTAGATTTGAAACTGGTTCATCTAACTGCTGAGCCCATCAGCGTAAGCGAGGTCAGTGAGGATGGTTTTGGAATAGCCTTTGAAAATCATGCCGTGGAGTATCCACTTTCGTACGACTTCCAGACCGCATACGCTGCACAAATGGGTGGTTGCGGACGATATACCTACAGTAAACGAGAGACCCTGCAGGCAGTACGGTCTTACGCCCAAACTGAGCTAAGAGATGCCCCTGTAACTGGAGAAAATGAGTGA
- a CDS encoding FAD-dependent oxidoreductase has translation MAAESACVIGGGFYGVVIALYLKLVRRVEIVEIYERELILLSRASFVNQARVHGGYHYPRSFTTAFRSRQNLTRFCSDWTDCIYTDFQKYYALSRRNSKITPLQFRRFCDQIGAPMQEAEPEISQLFNPSLIEAVYKVQEYAFDAQKLRSWADCELVKAGVICHIGHLVVDPSSDLGNTVRVSTRERTGALESRSYSIAFNCTYSGLSQVEVDQGSGRLRLKHEIAELALIDPPPELEHIGVTVMDGPFFSTMPFPAKDCHSLSHVRYTPHSFWVDQHGLSPYEVLGQSELKTRVDRMIRDASRYLPALAKSRYRESLFEVKTVLEKNESDDGRPILFRESTLTSGLYSVLGGKLDNIYDILESIDELPRLR, from the coding sequence ATGGCCGCTGAAAGTGCTTGCGTCATAGGTGGAGGCTTTTATGGGGTCGTCATCGCGTTGTATCTCAAGCTTGTCAGGAGGGTTGAGATTGTCGAAATTTATGAAAGGGAGTTAATTTTACTTTCAAGGGCTTCATTTGTCAACCAAGCACGAGTTCATGGCGGTTACCACTATCCACGCAGCTTTACGACAGCCTTTCGAAGCCGGCAAAACCTTACACGATTTTGTTCAGATTGGACCGACTGCATTTATACTGATTTTCAGAAATATTATGCTCTATCCAGGCGTAATTCTAAGATCACTCCCCTTCAGTTTAGACGATTTTGTGATCAGATTGGCGCCCCGATGCAAGAAGCTGAACCTGAGATCAGCCAACTTTTCAACCCATCATTGATTGAGGCAGTTTACAAAGTTCAGGAATATGCATTTGATGCACAAAAGCTTCGAAGTTGGGCCGATTGCGAGTTGGTAAAAGCAGGAGTCATTTGTCATATTGGACACTTGGTTGTTGATCCTTCATCGGATCTAGGGAACACTGTTAGGGTTTCCACCCGTGAACGTACAGGAGCTTTAGAGAGTAGGTCTTATTCGATTGCTTTTAACTGCACCTATAGCGGTCTCTCTCAAGTTGAGGTTGACCAAGGATCTGGTCGTCTTCGCCTCAAGCATGAAATTGCAGAACTTGCTTTGATTGACCCTCCACCTGAGCTAGAGCATATCGGGGTGACAGTGATGGATGGCCCTTTTTTTTCCACCATGCCCTTTCCTGCAAAGGATTGCCACAGCCTTTCTCATGTGCGCTACACTCCCCATTCATTCTGGGTCGATCAGCACGGTCTTTCACCTTACGAAGTCCTTGGTCAGTCAGAGCTCAAGACACGCGTTGATCGTATGATCCGCGATGCGTCCCGCTATCTACCTGCACTTGCCAAATCAAGATATCGCGAGTCGCTATTTGAGGTGAAGACTGTTCTTGAAAAGAATGAGTCAGATGATGGAAGGCCCATCCTTTTTCGCGAATCCACCTTGACTTCAGGACTATATTCTGTGCTTGGTGGCAAGTTAGATAACATCTACGATATACTGGAGTCGATCGACGAGCTTCCGAGGTTGCGGTGA
- a CDS encoding glycosyltransferase encodes MRSTEIPIFLSIVIVAQNYADRIKDVIRLTGTVVSQFVSDYEIVIVDNGSTDSTSNILRKLTAEGGEANLQVYTLAGRVDDLTARWVGVENSIGDIVICFDPRHGDLEQLEPLTREAADGNDIVFTMRTFPKGRRSLPRTVLYRAFGSVTKLSTGLDLDSYSTSLIAVNRRVVNYLLQFSDPQIKFRNLPSTTGFKRTSFLIRTHRSNASTIKLRESLSRGIRLVTSSSGSPMRLATNLSSVGALASLIYSIYVVFIWAFKEDIAPGWVSLSMQQSGMFFLISLVLLVLSEYVLEISRKANSGPSYYIADEFTSARLTRKDRLNVEVEGSILSKAQKSLFKS; translated from the coding sequence ATGAGATCAACCGAAATCCCAATATTTCTTAGCATTGTCATCGTCGCGCAAAATTATGCCGATCGAATAAAAGACGTCATCCGTCTTACCGGGACAGTTGTGTCCCAATTTGTATCTGATTACGAAATTGTCATCGTAGATAATGGGTCGACTGATTCAACATCCAATATTCTGCGAAAACTGACTGCAGAAGGCGGGGAGGCAAATTTGCAGGTTTATACCCTAGCCGGGCGTGTAGATGATTTAACGGCGCGATGGGTAGGTGTTGAAAATAGTATTGGAGACATTGTTATCTGTTTCGACCCGCGCCATGGAGATTTAGAGCAACTTGAGCCCTTGACTAGGGAGGCTGCCGATGGCAATGATATAGTATTTACAATGCGGACTTTCCCTAAAGGACGCAGAAGCTTGCCGAGGACAGTGCTGTATCGCGCTTTTGGTTCAGTTACAAAACTCTCAACCGGCCTAGATCTTGATTCGTATTCAACAAGCCTGATCGCAGTTAATAGGCGAGTCGTCAACTATCTGCTGCAGTTCTCTGATCCACAAATCAAGTTCAGAAATCTTCCTTCTACGACAGGCTTTAAGCGCACTTCATTCTTAATTCGTACCCACCGGAGCAACGCAAGCACGATTAAGTTGCGTGAAAGCCTATCTAGGGGTATACGGTTAGTCACTTCTTCGAGCGGGAGTCCAATGCGGCTTGCGACCAACCTGTCCTCAGTAGGCGCATTGGCAAGTTTAATCTATTCAATTTACGTTGTATTCATCTGGGCATTTAAGGAGGATATTGCCCCTGGCTGGGTCAGCCTCTCCATGCAACAATCTGGCATGTTTTTCCTGATCTCACTTGTATTGCTTGTATTATCAGAATACGTGCTTGAGATTTCCCGGAAGGCAAACTCAGGACCTTCTTATTACATTGCAGATGAATTCACATCTGCCAGGCTGACCAGAAAAGATCGCTTAAACGTAGAAGTTGAAGGCTCGATTTTGTCTAAAGCACAGAAATCTCTTTTCAAATCCTAG